In Solanum pennellii chromosome 3, SPENNV200, a single window of DNA contains:
- the LOC107014664 gene encoding peptidyl-prolyl cis-trans isomerase CYP26-2, chloroplastic, with the protein MQSSAQFLQPPATPLPPKQIQSTTISKCIKFSRRELAISTSSSVLLLLGSQAIEPLNLSRARADELPPGNTDKTEPEQEPSRKMEYCSNQNVTKKAFLEVSVDGEPIGRIVIGLYGDSAPFGSSRFSNLVSGAAGVSYGRKDFVRIMPNYVQHGGLRSYGVDAELAKNTGRTMAIDNLVDEWEKQSEMCQGTKNVATSVSLIVRDPSKPPPKMKLVARGGKLEIDQEEVGKDVNGTEFTIALKDSPELDTSALVIGSVLEGMDVVEKLGQVKTVKENTSSPYFRAAKLIGDKRAVVAERGFNRPYSKVKITNCGLME; encoded by the exons ATGCAGTCTTCAGCTCAATTTCTTCAGCCTCCAGCAACCCCTCTTCCTCCTAAACAAATCCAAAGCACAACTATAAGCAAATGTATCAAATTTTCGCGTAGAGAACTTGCCATTAGCACCAGTTCATCTGTGCTTCTACTATTAGGATCCCAAGCTATTGAGCCATTGAATCTATCAAGGGCAAGAGCAGATGAACTTCCTCCCGGTAACACCGATAAAACAGAACCAGAGCAAGAGCCTTCAAGAAAAATGGAATATTGTTCAAATCAGAATGTAACAAAGAAGGCATTTCTTGAAGTATCAGTTGATGGGGAACCTATAGGAAGGATTGTTATCGGGTTATATGGTGATAGTGCCCCATTTGGGTCATCAAGGTTCAGTAATCTTGTTAGTGGAGCAGCAGGGGTAAGTTATGGAAGAAAAGATTTTGTGAGGATAATGCCAAATTATGTACAACATGGTGGATTGAGATCATATGGAGTGGATGCTGAACTTGCCAAGAATACTGGAAGAACAATGGCAATCGATAACCTCGTAGATGAATGGGAGAAACAGAGTGAAATGTGCCAGGGTACAAAGAATGTAGCAACAAGTGTTAGCCTTATTGTAAGAGACCCTTCAAAACCACCTCCAAAGATGAAGCTGGTTGCACGAGGAGGGAAGCTCGAAATCGATCAAGAAGAAGTAGGAAAAGATGTGAATGGAACAGAGTTTACAATTGCCCTTAAAGACTCACCTGAGTTAGATACATCTGCTTTAGTCATTGGGAGTGTCTTGGAGGGGATGGATGTTGTTGAGAAACTTGGCCAAGTCAAAACTGTGAAAGAGAATACAAGTTCTCCTTATTTCAG GGCGGCCAAGTTGATAGGAGATAAAAGAGCTGTAGTTGCAGAGAGAGGCTTCAACAGACCTTACTCAAAGGTGAAAATAACAAACTGTGGCTTGATGGAATGA
- the LOC107014217 gene encoding uncharacterized protein LOC107014217 — translation MAELIPNSQTDEQIVKKQRISDTNSDDPTSRFPDHVLHSIFSYLKSQDLFNVRLVSKNWHNNTPSYFSLEFDESIFFENTSTTPSNVIQESHNNFLEWIRSSLGTSQSELKKADKRVIQIQFERCENINDLLELINEIDFHEVYLRFRCFNYSIPLIFHSKCLRVVHLTRGGIDKHLFDDETNFVCLEEVELDSVNLNGETLSKFISKCPNIRELKLVNCMVLSSVVLLKVDRLKKLYVQLVGSYPSITDVQVIAPSLQVFHFNHFNRCNVAVNMNIRACRMLREFHLMCTTFPVGFDHEHFISDFPHLENLNLGPCETSKRVKISSPSLRKLTLIFTQLYNYNYSRKSVVSVPNLCSFQYVGRTFKSFLAPSETQKLLKTINISLVPHIEKINRVWFLQLRSHLTKLNNSIELALTIHNQTNFSVLDKRGHKLWSISIGRIPTQVVPHIEHLKLDIRFKVPEESHGCLLKYIIDNLLWMSHPNVLNISMSTSFAAFALEICNEFLISRREGNCCADTQNKCWRHFLKDFMVREAVTNENEELKKFNFVFTWQL, via the exons ATGGCGGAACTCATCCCTAATTCTCAAACGGATGAACAAATTgtaaaaaaacaaagaatttcTGATACAAATTCAGACGATCCAACATCCCGATTCCCCGATCATGTTCTCCATTCGATTTTTTCCTATCTTAAATCTCAAGATCTCTTTAATGTCCGCCTTGTTTCCAAGAATTGGCATAACAACACACCTTCATACTTTTCTCTCGAATTTGACGAATCAATCTTCTTTGAAAACACTTCAACTACACCCTCTAACGTGATACAGGAATCACACAACAATTTCTTGGAATGGATCCGTTCTTCTCTCGGAACTTCTCAATCTGAGTTAAAAAAGGCAGATAAAAGGGTGATTCAGATTCAATTTGAGCGTTGTGAGAATATCAACGATTTGTTGGAATTGATCAATGAAATTGATTTTCATGAGGTATATTTGAGATTTAGGTGTTTTAATTACTCGATTCCGCTTATTTTCCATTCGAAATGTCTTAGAGTTGTTCATCTAACTAGAGGTGGAATTGATAAACATTTATTCGATGATGAAAcaaattttgtttgtttggAAGAAGTAGAATTAGATAGTGTCAATTTAAATGGAGAAACTCTGTCAAAGTTTATTAGTAAGTGCCCTAATATTAGAGAACTGAAGTTGGTGAATTGCATGGTATTAAGCTCTGTTGTGCTACTGAAAGTAGATCGTTTGAAGAAGCTTTATGTGCAGTTGGTAGGTTCTTATCCTTCTATTACTGATGTACAAGTTATTGCCCCGAGTTTACAAGTGTTCCATTTTAATCACTTCAATAGATGCAATGTTGCCGTTAATATGAATATTCGTGCTTGTAGAATGTTGCGAGAATTTCACTTGATGTGTACCACATTTCCAGTTGGTTTTGATCATGAACACTTCATTTCTGATTTCCCTCATCTTGAAAACCTGAACCTTGGTCCTTGTGAGACATCTAAGCGTGTCAAAATTTCGAGTCCATCACTTAGGAAATTAACCTTGATATTcacacaattgtataattataattattcaagGAAAAGTGTTGTTTCAGTTCCAAATTTATGTTCTTTCCAATACGTCGGTAGaacatttaaatcatttttagcTCCGAGTGAAACTCAAAAGTTGTTGAAGACCATCAACATTTCTTTGGTTCCTCATATTGAGAAGATCAATAGAGTTTGGTTCCTCCAATTGAGAAGTCATCTTACAAAACTCAACAACAGTATTGAATTGGCCTTAACCATTCATAATCAG ACAAATTTTTCTGTACTGGACAAACGAGGACATAAATTGTGGAGCATATCAATTGGGAGAATTCCAACTCAAGTGGTTCCTCATATTGAACACTTAAAGCTAGACATAAGGTTCAAAGTTCCAGAAGAATCACATGGATGCTTGCtgaaatatataattgataacTTACTTTGGATGTCTCATCCAAATGTATTGAATATATCAATGTCAACTAGTTTTGCTGCATTTGCACTT GAAATCTGCAACGAGTTTCTCATAAGCAGAAGAGAAGGCAATTGCTGTGCAGATACCCAGAACAAGTGCTGGCGCCATTTCCTAAAGGATTTCATGGTTAGGGAGGCAGTTACCAATGAAAATGAAGAGCTAAAGAAGTTCAATTTCGTATTTACTTGGCAATTATGA
- the LOC107014663 gene encoding uncharacterized protein LOC107014663 has product MAEESQKRFQDAMDKIFRTPPKSKLNSSASGVQLSRGKERLDMSSIGKAVNKYNLLATKGSGEAPPCRPWDRDDLFTRMSTFKSMTWFAKPQAISAVNCARRGWINVDMDTITCEACGSRMLFTTPPSWAQQQVDKAALVFSLKLDSGHKLLCPWIDNVCDEKLADFPPTATVVLVDQYKIRHSVLSQLAALPVISPKAIDFLRNPQLEQFLRESLTVEHDESMQTPQEETRNAPTSVSSLTYYQAQKLISLCGWELRRLPYMVDPKDQLNQSSKDANLSEKSILSRKSETITVYGSCTDKTSESKTDDDNRASEEAIINPNSVVLDCKLCGACIGLWDFSMVSRPLEFLRVSGYTQVNNDLINHTHGDKNHFSGNSGRDKSRECTGQVTTSANTMLDRRPPNFNLTIAGGPPPVTHNYRAKISLPIIGRNLRAWFIAESELKDDLVTKSSSGVCKNPEFLAEENTEEGSSLSTSEVSTEAQLENSQAAAQISGNTTEMADNAESMNKVDPAVTDPYKDKVGNDFGSSSRGKELPILSLDKALEFDPFKLHRYFCPWIASNGGSPPGWEQTLSALERHEESSSPLSNHAPSSLIKVDDPVASVQKLFTSPQAKRRKLVRPS; this is encoded by the exons ATGGCTGAAGAATCACAGAAGCGATTTCAGGATGCCATGGATAAGATCTTTCGAACTCCTCCTAAATCCAAACTCAATTCCAG TGCATCTGGAGTTCAATTGTCAAGAGGCAAGGAGCGTCTGGATATGTCATCAATTGGCAAAGCAGTTAACAAGTACAATTTATTAGCTACGAAAGGTTCAGGGGAAGCTCCGCCCTGTAGACCATGGGACCGAGATGATTTGTTTACAAGGATGTCAACTTTTAAGTCTATGACTTGGTTTGCTAAACCACAG GCAATCAGTGCTGTTAACTGTGCTAGAAGAGGTTGGATCAATGTGGATATGGATACCATTACCTGTGAAGCATGTGGATCACGAATGCTCTTCACTACTCCGCCATCTTGGGCACAACAACAAG TTGACAAAGCAGCCTTGGTGTTCAGCTTGAAGCTAGATAGTGGACACAAGCTACTTTGCCCTTGGATTGACAATGTCTGCGATGAAAAACTAGCAGATTTTCCACCTACGGCTACTGTTGTGCTTGTTGATCAGTATAAAATTCGGCATTCTGTTCTATCGCAGCTTGCTGCTCTTCCTGTGATTTCACCCAAGGCCATTGATTTCTTGAGAAACCCTCAGCTAGAACAATTTTTACGAGAATCTTTAACTGTGGAACATGATGAATCCATGCAAACTCCCCAAGAAGAAACCAGAAATGCACCCACTTCAGTTTCTTCTCTCACATATTATCAG GCACAAAAGCTCATTAGCTTGTGTGGCTGGGAACTCCGCAGACTGCCATATATGGTTGACCCCAAGGATCAACTGAATCAATCTAGTAAGGATGCCAATCTCTCAGAAAAGTCTATTTTGAGCAGAAAAAGTGAGACTATTACTGTCTACGGTTCATGTACTGATAAGACTTCTGAGAGCAAGACAGATGATGACAATCGAGCTTCTGAAGAAGCAATAATCAATCCAAATTCTGTTGTTCTCGACTGCAAGCTTTGTGGGGCTTGTATTGGTCTATGGGATTTTTCCATGGTTTCTCGGCCTTTGGAATTTCTACGAGTAAGTGGATACACACAGGTCAACAATGACCTTATCAATCACACCCACGGTGATAAAAATCATTTCTCAGGCAACAGTGGTCGTGATAAGAGTAGAGAATGTACAGGACAAGTTACAACTTCTGCTAACACTATGTTAGATAGAAGACCACCAAATTTCAACTTGACGATTGCCGGTGGTCCTCCTCCAGTAACACATAATTATAGGGCAAAAATATCTCTGCCAATCATTGGACGGAATCTGAGAGCATGGTTTATTGCTGAATCTGAGCTCAAGGATGATTTAGTAACCAAGAGCTCATCTGGTGTATGCAAAAACCCAGAGTTTCTTGCAGAAGAAAATACTGAGGAAGGATCTTCACTGTCTACTTCGGAAGTGAGTACAGAAGCTCAACTCGAAAACAGCCAGGCTGCAGCACAAATTTCTGGTAACACCACTGAAATGGCTGATAATGCAGAAAGTATGAACAAGGTTGATCCAGCAGTCACGGATCCTTATAAGGACAAGGTTGGAAATGATTTTGGATCATCTAGTCGAG GGAAGGAGTTGCCAATTCTATCCTTAGATAAAGCTTTGGAATTTGATCCATTCAAGCTGCACAGATATTTTTGCCCCTGGATAGCATCTAATGGTGGCTCTCCACCAGGATGGGAACAAACATTATCCGCTTTAGAGCGTCATGAGGAATCTTCTTCTCCTTTGTCCAATCATGCTCCATCTTCCTTGATTAAG GTGGATGATCCTGTTGCTTCAGTGCAAAAGCTTTTTACATCCCCGCAGGCTAAACGAAGGAAGCTTGTTCGTCCAAGTTAA
- the LOC107014127 gene encoding LOW QUALITY PROTEIN: mavicyanin (The sequence of the model RefSeq protein was modified relative to this genomic sequence to represent the inferred CDS: deleted 2 bases in 1 codon): protein MSHNSHLKLTIHTHKKKNKRTFKSSIMTSSKAFLYLVFFSSFHFFTVFSTQFTVGGEKGWIIPKDDQLYNEWAAKNRFKVNDTLTFAYKKDSVLAVTQEEYEKCKSVHPIYFSNNGKSEFKLDRPGLFYFISGVSGHCERGLKMIVKVLEPASPPNQVADHTTGPSTSGAAQLINVVGVLVVSLFGAIFI, encoded by the exons ATGAGCCATAATTCACATCTCAAACTCACaatt cacacacacaaaaaaaaaaacaaaagaacttTTAAGTCTTCCATCATGACTTCCTCTAAAGCATTTCTATACTTagtcttcttctcttcttttcattTCTTCACTGTTTTTTCAACTCAATTTACTGTTGGTGGTGAGAAAGGATGGATCATCCCTAAAGATGATCAACTATACAATGAATGGGCTGCCAAAAATAGGTTCAAGGTTAACGACACTTTAA CGTTTGCGTACAAAAAGGACTCGGTGTTGGCTGTAACGCAAGAGGAGTACGAGAAGTGCAAATCGGTGCACCcgatttatttttcaaacaatgGAAAATCCGAATTCAAATTGGATCGACCCGGCCTGTTTTATTTCATTAGTGGAGTATCGGGTCATTGTGAAAGGGGCCTAAAAATGATTGTTAAAGTATTGGAACCAGCAAGCCCACCTAATCAAGTTGCAGATCATACTACTGGGCCTTCTACTAGTGGTGCAGCCCAATTGATTAATGTGGTTGGGGTTTTGGTGGTTTCATTATTTGGagctatttttatttag
- the LOC107013656 gene encoding uncharacterized protein LOC107013656 — protein MAELIPNSQTDEQIVKKQRISNTNSDDPTFQFPDHVLHLIFSYLKSQDLFNVRLVSKNWHHNTPSYFPLEFDESIFFENTPTPPSNVIQESHNKFLEWICSSLETSQSELKRAEKRVILIQFESCENINDLLELINEIDFHEVYLRFRYSNYWIPFIFQSKCLRVVHLTRGRIDKHLFDDETNFVCLEEIELDSVNLSGETLSKFISKCPNIRELKLVNCIVLSSVVLPKLDRLKKLYVQSVNFYPAITDVQVIAPSLQVFYFNHFNRNNVVVNMNIRACRMLREFHLVCHTFPVGFEHEHFISDFPHLEKLVLGPCETSKRVNISSPSLKKLTLIYTQLYNYNSSRKSVVLVPNLCSFQYVGTTFKSFLAPSETQKLLKTINISLVPHVEKINRVWFLQLRSHLTKLKNRIELALTIHDQTSFSVLGKRGHKLWSISIGRIPTQVVPHIEHLKLDIRFKVPEESHGCLLKYIIDNLLWMSHPNVLTISMSTSFAAFALEICNEFLISRREDNCCGDTQNKCWRHFLKDLKVRERVTNENTEIKKFNFIFTWQLSN, from the exons ATGGCTGAACTCATACCCAATTCTCAAACAGATGAACAAATTGttaaaaaacaaagaatttCTAATACAAATTCAGACGATCCAACATTCCAATTCCCCGATCATGTTCTCCATTTGATTTTTTCCTATCTTAAATCTCAAGACCTCTTCAATGTCCGCCTTGTTTCCAAGAATTGGCATCACAACACACCTTCATACTTTCCTCTCGAATTTGACGAATCAATCTTCTTTGAAAACACTCCAACTCCACCCTCTAACGTGATACAGGAATCACACAACAAGTTCTTGGAATGGATCTGTTCTTCTCTTGAAACTTCTCAATCTGAGTTAAAAAGGGCAGAGAAAAGGGTAATTCTGATTCAATTTGAGAGTTGTGAAAATATCAACGATCTGTTGGAATTGATCAATGAAATTGATTTTCATGAGGTATATTTGAGATTTAGGTATTCTAATTACTGGATTCCATTTATTTTTCAGTCGAAATGTCTTAGAGTTGTTCATCTAACTAGAGGTAGAATCGATAAACATTTGTTTGATGATGAAACGAATTTTGTTTGTTTGGAAGAAATAGAGTTAGATAGTGTCAATTTAAGTGGAGAAACTCTATCAAAGTTTATTAGTAAGTGCCCTAATATTAGAGAACTGAAACTGGTGAATTGCATAGTGTTAAGCTCTGTTGTGTTACCGAAACTAGATCGTTTGAAAAAGCTTTATGTGCAGTCGGTAAATTTTTATCCTGCTATTACCGATGTACAAGTTATTGCCCCGAGTTTACAAGTGTTCTATTTTAATCACTTCAATAGAAACAATGTTGTCGTTAATATGAATATTCGTGCTTGTAGAATGTTGCGGGAATTTCACTTGGTATGTCACACATTTCCAGTTGGTTTTGAACATGAACACTTCATTTCAGATTTTCCTCATCTTGAAAAACTGGTCCTTGGTCCTTGTGAGACATCTAAGCGTGTCAATATTTCGAGTCCATCACTTAAAAAATTAACCTTGATATAcacacaattgtataattataattcTTCAAGGAAAAGTGTTGTTTTGGTTCCAAATTTATGTTCTTTTCAATACGTCGGTACaacatttaaatcttttttagcTCCGAGTGAAACTCAAAAGTTGTTGAAGACCATCAACATTTCTTTGGTTCCTCATGTTGAGAAGATCAATAGAGTTTGGTTCCTCCAATTGAGAAGTCATCTTACAAAACTCAAAAACCGTATTGAATTGGCCTTAACCATTCATGATCAG ACAAGTTTTTCTGTACTGGGGAAACGAGGGCACAAATTGTGGAGCATATCAATTGGGAGAATTCCAACACAAGTTGTACCTCATATCGAACACTTAAAGCTAGACATAAGGTTCAAAGTTCCAGAAGAATCACATGGATGCTTGCtgaaatatataattgataacTTACTTTGGATGTCTCATCCAAATGTATTGACTATATCAATGTCAACTAGTTTTGCTGCATTTGCACTT GAAATCTGCAACGAGTTTCTCATAAGCAGAAGGGAAGACAATTGTTGTGGAGATACCCAGAACAAGTGCTGGCGCCATTTCCTAAAGGATTTAAAGGTTAGGGAGCGAGTTACGAATGAAAACACAGAGATAAAGAAGTTCAATTTCATATTTACTTGGCAATTATCAAATTAG